The following proteins come from a genomic window of Synechococcus sp. NB0720_010:
- a CDS encoding phosphodiester glycosidase family protein — MPVLAALHPGIPLIPPPPPPAEVRPIRQAEGSLIRANGRTQPARWRIERGELWLTLEFLENQLGVQRSSGERGMLQLEWFGSEISLPARRQQSLGDEVAVPVSDLLRRVGVSFEPFGKNELNLELPVRPLEAIRARDNGISGRRVVLDLKAPALVRSDDGQLAISAEGNPEQLRQLAGLGLKPRQENGWLQLEAKGERLTLGRPWRLVLDLPSDTALTSLNRPSGTSPNTALATLQRQGLALNRTVDRIGNRQVLINSVQLDPRRVPVDLRPLNRSNGMKGLSSLSQLARNESALIAINGGFFNRVNRLPLGALKDNGQWLSGPILNRGAVGWGDGELPQFDRLRLQESVLDPRQRRWSLISLNSGYVQKGLARYTEAWGPRYQPLTGQELGFVLRNGVVQQRIEGIPQPGVPLRAGDELLVARGGVQVDWQPGERLVLSSRSTSVVGDKPFVVGGGPLLLRSGLVALNGQAEGFSPGFIRQGAPRTVIASDGRQLWLITLQGVNNAGPTLMETALLLKQRGLKEALNLDGGSSTGLVLADVQTVKGRGIAGSVHNGIGLIPRAPMPRPNRPPARLASSPP, encoded by the coding sequence ATGCCCGTCCTGGCAGCCCTGCATCCCGGGATCCCGCTCATTCCACCGCCTCCGCCACCGGCCGAGGTGAGACCGATCCGGCAGGCGGAAGGGTCACTGATTCGCGCCAACGGACGCACGCAACCAGCCCGCTGGCGCATCGAACGGGGCGAGCTCTGGCTCACCCTCGAATTCCTGGAGAACCAGCTCGGCGTCCAGCGCTCCAGCGGAGAGCGGGGCATGCTGCAACTGGAATGGTTTGGCAGCGAAATCAGCCTTCCCGCCAGGCGACAACAGAGCCTGGGGGATGAGGTCGCTGTTCCAGTCAGCGACCTGCTGCGCCGCGTCGGCGTGAGCTTTGAGCCCTTCGGGAAAAACGAACTGAACCTGGAGCTCCCGGTTCGCCCCCTAGAAGCGATCCGCGCCAGGGACAACGGCATCAGCGGCCGGCGCGTGGTCCTTGACCTCAAGGCCCCGGCGCTGGTGCGCAGCGATGACGGCCAACTGGCCATCAGTGCCGAAGGCAACCCAGAGCAACTACGGCAACTGGCAGGGCTGGGGCTGAAACCCCGTCAAGAGAACGGCTGGCTTCAGCTGGAGGCCAAAGGGGAACGCCTAACCCTGGGCCGGCCTTGGCGCCTGGTCCTCGACCTGCCCAGCGACACCGCACTCACCAGCCTCAATCGCCCGAGCGGCACCAGCCCCAACACCGCCCTTGCGACCCTGCAGCGCCAGGGGCTAGCCCTCAATCGAACGGTGGACCGCATCGGCAACCGCCAGGTCCTGATCAACAGCGTCCAGCTCGATCCACGCCGAGTCCCGGTCGACTTGCGCCCGCTCAACCGAAGCAACGGGATGAAGGGCCTCAGCAGCCTCAGTCAGCTGGCCCGCAATGAATCGGCCCTGATCGCCATTAATGGCGGCTTTTTCAATCGCGTGAACCGGCTTCCCCTGGGGGCGCTGAAGGACAACGGCCAGTGGCTCTCAGGACCGATCCTGAATCGGGGGGCCGTGGGCTGGGGCGATGGTGAACTTCCCCAGTTCGATCGACTCAGGCTTCAGGAGAGCGTGCTCGATCCACGCCAACGGCGCTGGTCGCTGATCAGCCTGAACAGCGGCTACGTCCAGAAGGGACTGGCCCGCTACACCGAAGCCTGGGGTCCGCGCTATCAGCCGTTAACCGGCCAAGAACTGGGGTTCGTGCTCCGCAATGGCGTTGTGCAACAGCGCATCGAGGGCATTCCCCAACCCGGGGTCCCCTTACGCGCCGGGGATGAACTGTTGGTGGCCCGCGGCGGGGTTCAGGTCGACTGGCAGCCGGGAGAACGCCTCGTGCTCAGCAGCCGATCGACTTCCGTCGTTGGGGACAAACCCTTTGTGGTCGGCGGTGGCCCGCTGCTGCTGCGCTCTGGGCTGGTGGCCCTCAACGGCCAAGCGGAGGGATTCAGCCCTGGCTTCATCCGTCAGGGCGCCCCAAGAACCGTGATCGCCAGCGACGGACGTCAGCTGTGGCTGATCACCCTGCAGGGGGTCAATAACGCCGGACCGACCTTGATGGAAACGGCGTTACTCCTGAAACAGCGCGGCCTCAAGGAGGCGCTGAACCTCGATGGAGGCAGCTCCACCGGCCTGGTTCTGGCGGATGTCCAAACCGTGAAAGGACGGGGCATCGCTGGTTCGGTCCACAACGGCATTGGCTTGATCCCCCGCGCACCGATGCCACGGCCCAACCGTCCGCCGGCGCGGCTGGCCTCCAGCCCGCCCTGA
- a CDS encoding AIR synthase, whose product MPKGQGMQLTAAAAAELGRQAAVAGTPGMMHLDLVDGTCERWVIRIRPGRLAGVPVARADGITLFAPGDQGERLNTLELDYRGDLSGGGFLIRTGREHRVCACGAAFGPADEPALGGSTSTK is encoded by the coding sequence ATGCCCAAGGGCCAAGGCATGCAACTCACCGCAGCGGCTGCCGCAGAGCTCGGCCGCCAAGCGGCCGTCGCCGGCACCCCGGGGATGATGCACCTTGACCTGGTGGATGGCACCTGCGAGCGCTGGGTGATTCGCATTCGTCCGGGCCGTCTGGCCGGAGTTCCCGTGGCACGCGCCGACGGGATCACTCTGTTTGCCCCCGGCGACCAGGGCGAGCGACTCAACACCCTCGAGCTCGACTATCGAGGTGACCTCAGCGGGGGCGGGTTCTTGATCCGCACCGGCCGAGAGCACCGCGTTTGCGCTTGTGGTGCGGCCTTTGGCCCCGCTGACGAACCCGCTCTGGGTGGCAGCACCTCGACAAAGTAA